A part of Aquibium oceanicum genomic DNA contains:
- a CDS encoding D-lyxose/D-mannose family sugar isomerase: MKRSTVNRILAEADEFIRSFGYRLPPFAYWSPAQMKARRDEIVGIVDARLGWDITDYGKGDFERLGLFLFTVRNGNVADLQRGLGMLYAEKIMISRRDQLSPMHRHVIKAEDIVNRGGGTLALELFASAPDGSIDRASGVTVPTDGILRTLPAGGVLTLAPGESVTLLPGVWHAFWAAEKDVLVGEVSTVNDDLTDNVFAEPLERFSGIEEDVEPLHLLVSDYERWLG, from the coding sequence ATGAAGCGTTCGACCGTGAACCGGATTCTTGCCGAAGCGGACGAGTTCATCCGCTCCTTCGGATACCGCCTGCCGCCGTTCGCCTACTGGTCGCCCGCCCAGATGAAGGCGCGCCGCGACGAAATCGTGGGGATCGTCGATGCGCGGCTCGGTTGGGACATCACCGATTACGGCAAGGGCGATTTCGAGCGGCTCGGCCTGTTTCTCTTCACCGTGCGCAACGGCAACGTGGCCGACCTGCAGCGCGGCCTTGGCATGCTTTATGCGGAAAAGATCATGATCTCCCGGCGCGACCAGCTCTCGCCGATGCACCGCCACGTCATCAAGGCCGAGGACATCGTCAACCGGGGCGGCGGCACGCTGGCGCTCGAGCTTTTCGCCTCCGCCCCCGACGGTTCGATCGACCGGGCCTCCGGCGTGACGGTGCCCACCGACGGGATCCTCCGGACGCTCCCGGCGGGCGGCGTGCTGACGCTCGCACCGGGTGAGAGCGTCACGCTGCTTCCGGGCGTGTGGCACGCCTTCTGGGCGGCTGAAAAGGACGTGCTGGTCGGCGAGGTCTCGACGGTGAACGACGATCTGACCGACAATGTCTTCGCCGAACCGCTCGAGCGGTTCTCCGGGATCGAGGAGGACGTCGAGCCGCTCCATCTGCTCGTCTCCGACTACGAGCGGTGGCTCGGCTGA
- a CDS encoding nucleoside/nucleotide kinase family protein: MSDIAHLAAAIFRKGAGCERVLVAIAGPPGVGKSTLAEALVPLLPEGTACVLPMDAFHLDNSVLQARGLMASKGAPETFDFGGFHATLRRVRDREADVVIPLFDRAGDFSRAGAAVVGGAVKFVLVEGNYLLSDEEPWSRLAPVFDFAVFLDVAEAELERRLIERWLSHGHGPEQARERAFSNDLPNARRVLARRRAADMELKF, from the coding sequence ATGTCCGACATCGCCCATCTCGCGGCCGCCATCTTTCGCAAGGGCGCGGGCTGCGAGCGCGTTCTCGTCGCTATCGCCGGACCGCCGGGCGTCGGAAAGTCGACGCTTGCCGAGGCGCTGGTTCCCCTTTTGCCGGAAGGCACTGCCTGCGTGCTGCCGATGGACGCGTTCCACCTCGACAACAGCGTACTCCAGGCGCGCGGACTGATGGCCAGCAAGGGTGCGCCGGAAACGTTCGACTTCGGCGGATTTCACGCCACGCTGCGGCGCGTTCGTGACCGCGAAGCCGACGTCGTCATTCCGCTGTTCGACCGCGCCGGGGATTTTTCGCGCGCCGGCGCGGCGGTCGTCGGCGGCGCGGTGAAGTTCGTGCTGGTCGAGGGGAACTACCTGCTGTCGGACGAGGAGCCGTGGTCGCGGCTGGCGCCGGTGTTCGACTTTGCCGTCTTCCTCGACGTGGCCGAAGCCGAACTGGAGCGGCGGCTCATCGAGCGATGGCTCTCGCACGGCCACGGCCCGGAACAGGCGCGCGAGCGTGCCTTTTCCAACGATTTGCCCAATGCGCGTCGCGTTCTGGCACGCCGACGCGCCGCGGATATGGAATTGAAGTTCTAG
- a CDS encoding NAD(P)-dependent oxidoreductase, producing the protein MKIGFIGLGNVGGKLAGSLLRNGFDLTVRDLDRAAATRFLEAGAAWGESPRAMAQECDMVITCLPSPAASAKVLEADDGILAGLGEGKIWSEMSTTDTAEITRLAAKVEALGAAAIDCPVSGGVHRAATGNISIFAGCDRAVFERVLPVLKVLGRRILHTGPVGTASTLKVMTNYLATANLLTLCEALVTMKAAGMDLATTYEAIKISSGTSFVHETESQLILSGSRDVDFSMDLVMKDIGLFQTIAERNGIPLEISPLMIDIFRDGQRRYGERANSDDIIRRLEEATGLSILAPGFPQELVDDEPEEPGYEVFPPGRAAGAE; encoded by the coding sequence ATGAAAATAGGCTTCATCGGGCTTGGCAATGTCGGCGGCAAGCTCGCCGGATCGCTTCTGCGCAACGGCTTCGATCTGACGGTGCGCGACCTCGACCGGGCCGCTGCCACCCGCTTCCTGGAGGCGGGTGCTGCATGGGGCGAGAGCCCGCGCGCGATGGCGCAGGAATGCGACATGGTGATCACCTGCCTGCCCTCGCCGGCCGCGTCCGCGAAGGTGCTGGAAGCCGACGACGGCATCCTCGCCGGCCTCGGAGAGGGAAAAATCTGGTCGGAGATGTCGACCACCGACACGGCCGAGATCACGCGGCTGGCGGCGAAGGTCGAGGCGCTCGGCGCCGCTGCCATCGATTGCCCGGTTTCGGGCGGCGTGCACCGCGCGGCGACCGGCAATATCTCGATCTTCGCCGGCTGCGACCGCGCCGTGTTCGAGCGGGTCCTGCCGGTGCTGAAGGTGCTCGGCCGCCGCATCCTGCACACGGGGCCGGTCGGCACGGCCTCGACGCTGAAGGTCATGACCAACTATCTCGCCACCGCCAACCTTCTCACGCTGTGCGAGGCGCTGGTGACCATGAAGGCGGCAGGCATGGATCTCGCCACCACCTACGAGGCGATCAAAATATCGTCCGGCACGTCCTTCGTGCACGAGACGGAGAGCCAGCTGATCCTCTCCGGCTCGCGCGACGTCGACTTCTCGATGGACCTCGTGATGAAGGACATCGGCCTGTTCCAGACGATCGCGGAACGCAACGGCATTCCGCTGGAGATATCGCCGCTGATGATCGACATTTTTCGCGACGGACAGCGCCGCTACGGCGAACGGGCGAATTCGGACGACATCATCCGGCGGCTGGAGGAGGCGACGGGTCTTTCCATACTCGCTCCGGGCTTTCCGCAGGAACTGGTCGACGACGAACCCGAAGAACCGGGATACGAGGTCTTTCCGCCCGGTCGAGCGGCAGGAGCGGAGTGA